In the genome of Rhizobium sp. 007, one region contains:
- a CDS encoding condensation domain-containing protein gives MDGDRLYRTGDLGRYLPDGNLEFLGRNDDQVKIRGFRIEPGEIAARLCEHARVREAAVVARQDRAGDKHLVAYVVCGPEAGSDDDDGSGLAVALRAHLGGRLPDYMVPAAFVRLEALPLTANGKLDRKGLPAPADDAYARRSYEAPQGEIETALAGIWAELLGVERVGRHDHFFELGGHSLLAVQLMERLRRLSLGVEVRTLFARPVLADLAASLGSHHEVAVPANLITEESTAITPQMLPLIDLTQEEIDRIVATVPGGVGNIQDIYGLSPLQDGILFHHLLASRGDPYLLVSQMAFADRGLLSAILAAVQQVVDRHDILRTAFVWEGLSSPAQVVWRKAPLQVSEVELDDCDGSGADELRRRFDPRRQRIDLGRAPLLRFVIAREPGSGRWLLLELQHHLIGDHTTLEVMHAEVRAVLDGRAHELAAPQPFRNLVAQARLGVDAKAHEEFFQEQLADIDEPTMPFGLSEVRGDGMGRRGTADAAAGAQRSAAATSAAARGKPGEPLPSGLGAGGGACKRP, from the coding sequence TCTGGAGTTCCTCGGCCGCAACGACGACCAGGTGAAGATCCGCGGCTTCCGCATCGAGCCGGGCGAGATCGCCGCACGGCTTTGCGAGCACGCCCGGGTGCGCGAGGCGGCGGTGGTGGCGCGCCAGGACCGCGCCGGCGACAAGCACCTTGTCGCCTATGTCGTGTGTGGACCCGAGGCCGGATCGGACGACGACGATGGAAGCGGGCTGGCCGTCGCCTTGCGGGCGCATCTGGGCGGGCGGCTGCCGGACTACATGGTGCCGGCGGCGTTCGTGCGGCTCGAGGCGCTGCCCTTGACGGCGAACGGCAAGCTCGACCGCAAGGGGCTGCCGGCGCCGGCCGACGACGCCTATGCGCGCCGCAGCTATGAGGCGCCGCAGGGCGAGATCGAGACGGCGCTGGCCGGGATCTGGGCCGAGCTCCTCGGTGTCGAGCGGGTCGGACGCCACGACCACTTCTTCGAACTCGGCGGCCACTCGCTCCTGGCGGTTCAATTGATGGAGCGGCTGCGGCGGCTGTCGCTGGGGGTGGAGGTGCGCACCCTGTTCGCCAGGCCGGTGCTGGCCGATCTCGCCGCAAGCCTGGGCAGCCATCACGAGGTGGCGGTGCCTGCCAACCTGATCACCGAGGAGAGTACGGCGATTACGCCGCAGATGCTGCCGCTCATCGATCTGACCCAGGAGGAGATCGACCGGATCGTCGCCACGGTTCCCGGCGGCGTCGGCAACATCCAGGACATTTATGGCCTGTCGCCGCTGCAGGACGGCATCCTGTTCCATCATCTGCTGGCCAGCCGGGGCGATCCATATCTGCTGGTCTCGCAGATGGCGTTCGCCGACCGGGGTCTGCTGAGCGCTATCTTAGCGGCGGTTCAGCAAGTCGTGGATCGGCACGACATCCTGCGCACCGCCTTTGTCTGGGAGGGGCTGTCGAGCCCGGCCCAGGTGGTCTGGCGGAAAGCGCCGCTGCAGGTGAGCGAGGTCGAGCTGGATGACTGTGACGGTTCCGGCGCCGATGAGCTCCGGCGCCGGTTTGATCCACGCCGGCAGCGCATCGACCTTGGCCGGGCGCCGCTGTTGCGGTTTGTGATCGCGCGCGAGCCGGGCAGCGGGCGCTGGCTGCTGCTGGAGCTGCAGCATCATCTGATCGGGGATCACACGACGCTGGAAGTGATGCATGCCGAGGTGCGGGCCGTGCTCGACGGGCGTGCGCATGAGCTGGCAGCGCCGCAGCCGTTCCGCAATCTGGTGGCGCAGGCGCGGCTGGGGGTTGATGCCAAGGCGCATGAAGAGTTCTTCCAGGAACAGTTGGCCGACATCGACGAGCCGACCATGCCGTTTGGGCTGAGCGAGGTGCGCGGCGACGGCATGGGTCGGCGAGGCACGGCGGATGCTGCCGCAGGCGCTCAACGATCGGCTGCGGCAACAAGCGCGGCGGCTCGGGGTAAGCCTGGCGAGCCTTTGCCATCTGGCCTGGGGGCAGGTGGTGGCGCGTGCAAGCGGCCGTGA